The following coding sequences lie in one Ursus arctos isolate Adak ecotype North America unplaced genomic scaffold, UrsArc2.0 scaffold_56, whole genome shotgun sequence genomic window:
- the LOC113260357 gene encoding olfactory receptor 13F1-like, giving the protein MFQANLTSVKIFFFLGFSHYPKVEVIVFVLCLLMYLITLLGNIILISITILDSHLHKPMYFFLSNLSFLDIWYTSSAFTPMLANFVSGKNTISFLGCAAQMYFSLAMGSTECVLLSMMAYDRYVAICNPLRYPIIMNKSVCVQIAAGSWVTGYLTTLVETVSVLQLSLCGHNIINHFACEILAVLKLVCVDTSMVELIMLVITILLLPMTMFLICISYAFILSNILRISSVDGQSKAFSTCTAHLTVVVLFYGTALSMYLKPSAVDSQEIDKFIALVYGGLTPMLNPIIYSLRNEEVKAAVKRLLIKNPFYTALISALNNIGASTLI; this is encoded by the coding sequence ATGTTCCAGGCAAATCTGACAtctgtaaaaatttttttcttcctgggatTTTCCCACTACCCCAAAGTTGAGGTCATTGTATTTGTGCTGTGCTTGCTGATGTACCTGATCACCCTGCTGGGTAATATAATTCTGATCTCCATCACCATCCTGGATTCCCACCTACACAaacccatgtacttcttcctcagcaACCTCTCCTTTTTAGACATCTGGTACACCTCTTCTGCTTTCACTCCAATGCTGGCAAACTTTGTTTCAGGGAAAAACACCATCTCATTCTTAGGGTGTGCTGCTCAGATGTACTTTTCTCTTGCCATGGGTTCCACGGAGTGTGTGCTCCTGTCCATGATGGCGTATGACcggtatgtggccatctgcaaccccCTGAGGTACCCCATCATCATGAACAAGAGTGTCTGTGTGCAGATTGCGGCTGGCTCCTGGGTGACAGGCTACCTCACCACCCTGGTGGAAACAGTATCTGTGCTGCAGCTCTCTCTGTGCGGTCATAACATAATCAATCATTTCGCTTGTGAAATTCTGGCTGTCTTGAAACTGGTTTGTGTGGACACCTCCATGGTGGAATTAATCATGCTGGTGATCACCATACTTCTCCTTCCCATGACAATGTTTCTAATTTGTATATCTTATGCATTCATTCTCTCCAACATCCTAAGAATCAGCTCAGTGGATGGTCAAAGCAAAGCCTTTTCAACATGCACAGCCCACCTGACTGTGGTGGTTTTGTTCTATGGGACAGCTCTCTCCATGTACCTGAAGCCCTCAGCTGTAGATTCACAGGAAATAGATAAATTTATAGCTTTGGTATATGGTGGATTAACCCCCATGTTGAATCCTATCATCTATAGTCTACGGAACGAAGAGGTAAAAGCAGCTGTGAAGAGACTGCTGATTAAAAATCCCTTTTATACTGCGTTAATTTCTGCCCTCAATAATATTGGAGCAAGCACACTTATCTGA